From Granulicella sp. WH15, the proteins below share one genomic window:
- a CDS encoding histidine kinase, with translation MNNRAGEERRKRPEEWLASAEADQKRRGRFKIFLGYAPGVGKTFSMLSEGIRRAGRGEDVVIGIVETHGRSGTSEVAAKLEHVPRRQLDYKGTLFSEMDVDAILARQPEVALIDELAHTNVEGSRFQKRYEDIFALLESKIDVLTTVNIQHIESLTPRVQALTGITVREAVPDWVLDRADEIVISDLTPEALATRMRRGDIYPMERVERALSNFFRRGNLIALREMALQRVTRAVDRTLDDYVKQKHLGSHWTVAEKVAVCISASPSARDLIARGARLSKGMDAEFFVLHLDTDRDREADAARNLEDNFQFARNLGARVVQLQGSSVAAATAEFALTNRITQAIFGRSALTGMKKYLYFNAILQFATAAPHVDLHIITQEAPQ, from the coding sequence TTGAATAACCGAGCAGGAGAAGAGCGGCGAAAGAGGCCGGAGGAGTGGCTCGCGTCCGCGGAGGCCGATCAGAAAAGGCGCGGCAGGTTCAAGATATTCCTCGGCTATGCTCCCGGAGTAGGCAAGACCTTCAGCATGTTGAGCGAAGGCATACGGCGCGCGGGGCGTGGTGAAGATGTCGTCATCGGGATCGTCGAAACTCATGGTCGTAGCGGCACCTCCGAGGTTGCGGCCAAGCTCGAGCACGTGCCGCGTAGACAGCTCGACTACAAAGGAACCCTCTTCTCGGAGATGGACGTCGATGCGATTCTCGCTCGACAGCCAGAGGTCGCGCTGATCGATGAACTGGCCCACACCAACGTCGAAGGAAGCCGTTTTCAGAAGCGCTACGAGGATATCTTCGCGCTGCTCGAAAGTAAGATCGACGTGCTGACCACCGTCAATATTCAACATATCGAGAGCCTTACGCCCCGCGTCCAGGCGCTTACCGGCATCACGGTAAGAGAGGCTGTTCCCGATTGGGTTCTGGACCGTGCCGACGAGATCGTCATCAGCGACCTGACCCCCGAAGCCCTTGCGACCCGTATGCGGCGCGGCGATATCTATCCTATGGAGCGCGTCGAACGAGCCCTCTCCAACTTCTTCCGCAGAGGCAACCTGATCGCCCTGCGTGAGATGGCGCTGCAACGAGTCACGCGCGCCGTCGACCGCACCCTGGACGATTACGTGAAGCAAAAGCACCTCGGCTCCCACTGGACGGTCGCGGAAAAAGTTGCGGTGTGCATCAGCGCCAGCCCGTCCGCACGCGATCTGATCGCGCGTGGTGCGCGACTTTCGAAAGGCATGGATGCTGAGTTCTTTGTCTTGCATCTGGATACGGACCGGGACCGCGAAGCCGATGCGGCACGCAACCTCGAGGACAACTTTCAGTTCGCAAGAAATCTTGGAGCCAGGGTGGTGCAGTTGCAGGGCTCGAGCGTAGCGGCGGCAACCGCGGAGTTTGCGCTGACCAATCGCATTACGCAGGCGATCTTCGGACGGTCGGCGCTCACGGGAATGAAGAAATATCTCTACTTCAATGCGATCCTGCAGTTTGCCACAGCAGCCCCTCATGTCGACCTGCACATTATCACTCAAGAAGCTCCGCAGTAA